The Amycolatopsis coloradensis sequence GAAACGTCGCGTGGATCTCGGCGGCTCGGTGGTCGTGCCCGGATTCCACGACGCGCACAACCACATGGCCTGGTTCGGCATGGCCCTCGACGACGTCGCGCTTTCGTATTGCCGCAGTGTCGACGAGGTGTACGACGCCGTCGCGCGGCGCGCGGCCGAGACGCCGCCGGGCGGCTGGATCATCGGCAGTGGTTACGACCAGAACAAGCTCGTGGGCGGCCATCCGACGAGGCAGGGGCTCGATCGCGCCGCCCCTGGCCACTTCGTGCGGCTCAAGCACACTTCCGGGCATATGACCGTGGTCAACTCCGCGGTACTGGAGCGCCTGGACCTGGGGAACGTGCCCGTGGGCGGCGACGTCGTCCGCGACGAGGACGGTTCGCCGACCGGTCTCCTGCGGGAGCAGGCCCAGCTCATGCTGCGGCCGCTGACCTACCCGACGCCGGTGGAGCGGGTCGTCCGCGGGCTGGACAGGGCGAGCGAGCGGTATCTGGCCGAGGGGATCACGAGTGTCCAGGAGGCCGGGATCGGCGGGGGTCTCGTGGGGGAGACCCCCGCCGAACTCGCCGCGTACCAGCTGGCGCGCGAACGCGGGGTGTTGCGCGTGCGGAGCACGGTGATGGTCGCGGCGAGCGTGCTGCACGACCTCGACGCGGGTGCCGGCTTCGGCTTGGACCTGGGGATGCGCACCGGGTTCGGCGACGAATGGCTGCGGATCGGCGCGATGAAGCTGTTCGCCGACGGATCACTGATCGGCCGGACCTGCGCGATGCACGAGCCGTTCGCGGGCGAGCCGGACAACGTCGGCTACTTCCAGGTGCCCGAGGACGAGATCGCGCGGACGATCGCCGCCGCGCACCAGGCGGGCTGGCAGATCGCGACGCACGCCATCGGCGACCGCGCGATCACCGTCGTCCTCGACGCCTACGAGGCCGCGCTCAAGACCGACCCGCGGCCCGACCACCGGCACCGCATCGAGCACTGCGCGGTGCTGCGGCCTGGAGAGCTGAAGCGGCTGGCGTCGCTGGGGCTGGTCGCGTCGCCGCAGGGCCGGTTCGTCAACGAGATCGGCGACGGCATGCGGGCCGCGCTGGGCCCCGAGCGCGAGCCGTGGTGCTACCGGCTCAAGAGCCTGCTCGACGCGGGCTGCGTGCTCCCGGCCAGCTCGGACCGCCCCGTAGTCGAGGGCGCGCCGCTGCTCGCGCTGGCCGACATGGTGCGGCGGAAGACCGCGTCCGGTGTCGTGCTGGGTCCCGATGAGCGGCTCACGCCGGCCGAAGCCCTGCGCGCGTACACGTACGGATCCGCGTACGCGGCTTTCGCCGAGAAGGACCTGGGCACGCTGGAGGTCGGCAAGCTCGCGGACTTCGCCGTCCTTTCGGCCGACCCGACCGACGAGTCCACTTTGGATTCGATCCACGTCGTCGCCACCGCCGTCGGCGGCGACATCGTCTACGAACGGAGCTGAGACCCATGCCGGTACGGGACGCGGTCGCGGACGACATCGAGGAGATCTGCGCGCTCATCGAGGAGCACGCGGTCTACGAGGACAAACACGATCTGAAGCTCGACAGGCAGGAGATGGCCGGGTTCCTCTTCGGACCCGACCCGAAGGCCTGGGTGCTGCTGGCCACCCCTCCGGGTGAACCGGGCAAGATCGCGGGCTTCGCCTTCTGCAGCTGGAACTTCTCCACCTGGGAGGCCCGGCCGGGGATCTGGCTCGACGACCTCTTCGTGCGCCCGGAACACCGCCGCTTCGGCCTCGGGCGGGAGCTGCTCGACGAGCTGAGCGCGCGGACGCCCGGCCGGGTCGAATGGGACATGCAGGAGGGCAACGAGAAGGGCG is a genomic window containing:
- a CDS encoding amidohydrolase, with product MRVDTVYENARFLTGTEESASLAVLNGRIVASGDDAAALSAKRRVDLGGSVVVPGFHDAHNHMAWFGMALDDVALSYCRSVDEVYDAVARRAAETPPGGWIIGSGYDQNKLVGGHPTRQGLDRAAPGHFVRLKHTSGHMTVVNSAVLERLDLGNVPVGGDVVRDEDGSPTGLLREQAQLMLRPLTYPTPVERVVRGLDRASERYLAEGITSVQEAGIGGGLVGETPAELAAYQLARERGVLRVRSTVMVAASVLHDLDAGAGFGLDLGMRTGFGDEWLRIGAMKLFADGSLIGRTCAMHEPFAGEPDNVGYFQVPEDEIARTIAAAHQAGWQIATHAIGDRAITVVLDAYEAALKTDPRPDHRHRIEHCAVLRPGELKRLASLGLVASPQGRFVNEIGDGMRAALGPEREPWCYRLKSLLDAGCVLPASSDRPVVEGAPLLALADMVRRKTASGVVLGPDERLTPAEALRAYTYGSAYAAFAEKDLGTLEVGKLADFAVLSADPTDESTLDSIHVVATAVGGDIVYERS
- a CDS encoding GNAT family N-acetyltransferase; protein product: MPVRDAVADDIEEICALIEEHAVYEDKHDLKLDRQEMAGFLFGPDPKAWVLLATPPGEPGKIAGFAFCSWNFSTWEARPGIWLDDLFVRPEHRRFGLGRELLDELSARTPGRVEWDMQEGNEKGEAFYAQLGAEPVPGWIRYRWRPHAR